The following proteins come from a genomic window of Asterias amurensis chromosome 15, ASM3211899v1:
- the LOC139948100 gene encoding dual specificity protein phosphatase 12-like: MAEGSPDNKPYHMDEVCKGLFLGSRDAVLTLKGQRDLLKHSISHVLSIEWSKPDISALNLDHKFVYINDMPSADILSHFEECIAFIDEALTSSGNILVHCMMGISRSSTIVIAYLMHRDKITFQKAFDLVKEKHPRTEPNDGFVDMLCLFEAMGCQFSSSHPLYRQHRLGQIAPDIQAGSQVPEEFIAADPAQESASTEAQTVYKCRKCRRAVFFQSMVLAHITGKGQTSFSWHKQMHPLAVTTSPSSAMDSSISCTSLFVEPVKWMEPLLVGCLEGKLCCPKCSSRLGSFNWSGLQCSCGAWVTPAFQIHQNRVDKSIRRQIVQSDHQHEVV; the protein is encoded by the exons ATGGCAGAGGGAAGCCCCGACAACAAACCATATCACATGGACGAGGTCTGCAAGGGTCTCTTTCTCGGTAGCCGAGATGCAGTCCTCACCTTAAAGGGACAACGTGATTTACTGAAACACTCCATCAGCCACGTCTTGTCAATCGAGTGGTCCAAACCTGACATCTCTGCGTTGAATCTTGACCATAAGTTTGTGTATATTAATGATATGCCATCTGCAGATATTCTTAGCCACTTTGAGGAATGCATAGCGTTTATTGATGAGGCTCTGACGTCGTCTGGGAACATTCTTGTTCATTG TATGATGGGGATTTCTAGGAGTTCCACTATAGTAATTGCATACTTGATGCATCGAGATAAGATAACATTCCAGAAGGCATTTGATTTGGTAAAGGAGAAGCACCCACGCACAGA ACCTAACGATGGCTTTGTTGATATGCTCTGTTTGTTTGAGGCAATGGGCTGTCAGTTTTCTTCATCACACCCTCTGTACAGACAACATAGATTAGGACAAATAGCTCCGGATATTCAAG CTGGTTCACAGGTACCTGAAGAGTTCATTGCAGCCGATCCTGCCCAGGAATCTGCCTCGACTGAAGCACAAACCGTCTACAAGTGCAGGAAGTGTAG GCGAGCAGTTTTCTTTCAATCCATGGTTCTTGCTCATATCACTGGGAAAGGGCAAACAAGCTTCAGCTGGCACAAACAAATGCATCCTCTTGCTGTGACAACATCCCCTTCAAGCGCAATGGATTCATCCATATCATGCACATCCCTTTTTGTGGAACCAGTGAAGTGGATGGAACCATTATTAGTGGGGTGTTTAGAAGGAAAG CTCTGCTGCCCAAAGTGTTCTTCACGCCTGGGATCTTTTAACTGGTCAG GTCTTCAGTGCTCTTGTGGTGCGTGGGTCACCCCAGCTTTCCAAATTCATCAGAATAGAGTGGATAAATCAATTCGACGCCAAATAGTTCAAAGTGATCATCAACATGAAGTTGTATAG